The following are encoded together in the Peromyscus leucopus breed LL Stock chromosome 1, UCI_PerLeu_2.1, whole genome shotgun sequence genome:
- the LOC114693504 gene encoding interferon-induced transmembrane protein 3: MNHTSQAFMTAANGGHPPNYERIKEEYEVAELGAPHGSTSVRTTVINMPREVAVPDHVVWSLFNTLFLNFCCLGFIAYAYSVKSRDRKMVGDVTGAQAYASTAKCLNISALVLSILTVVITIVAVLCIVFSASRLYT, encoded by the exons ATGAACCACACTTCTCAAGCCTTCATGACTGCCGCCAATGGGGGACATCCCCCAAACTATGAAAGAATCAAGGAAGAATACGAGGTGGCTGAGCTGGGAGCACCCCATGGTTCAACTTCTGTCAGAACCACCGTGATCAACATGCCCAGAGAGGTCGCTGTGCCTGACCATGTGGTCTGGTCCCTCTTCAACACACTCTTCTTGAACTTCTGCTGCCTGGGTTTCATTGCCTATGCCTACTCTGTGAAG TCCAGGGACAGGAAGATGGTGGGCGACGTGACTGGAGCCCAGGCCTACGCCTCCACTGCCAAGTGCCTCAACATCAGCGCCCTGGTCCTCAGCATCCTCACGGTTGTTATTACCATCGTGGCTGTCCTCtgcattgttttctctgctaGTCGTCTTTACACTTAA